One Lycium barbarum isolate Lr01 chromosome 5, ASM1917538v2, whole genome shotgun sequence genomic window carries:
- the LOC132639526 gene encoding uncharacterized protein LOC132639526: protein MALDMNIDELLVIGDFDLLISQVQGEWATKNEKILSYVNLAQRLCKKFRKIEFRHTPRAQKEFADALATIASIIQHLESSRIDPLRISLKEEHAHFCHVEAEPDGKSWYNDIKMYLEKREYLEGITNRQKKTIRRMANGFFLNKEILY from the coding sequence ATGGCACTGGATATGAATATCGATGAATTACTGGTCATCGGAGATTTTGACTTGCTGATTAgtcaagtacaaggcgaatgggccaCCAAGAACGAAAAGATCTTGTCAtatgtgaacttggcacaaaGATTATGCAAGAAATTCAGAAAGATTGAATTTCGACATACGCCGAGGGCTCAGAAGGAATTTGCCGACGCCCTGGCCACAATAGCATCAATAATCCAGCATCTTGAAAGTAGTCGCATTGACCCACTAAGGATAAGTCTGAAAGAAGAGCATGCCCACTTTTGCCACGTGGAAGCTGAGCCAGATGGAAAATCATGGTACAACGACATCAAAATGTATCTAGAAAAACGGGAATATCTCGAAGGCATTACAAATagacaaaagaagaccatcagaagAATGGCAAATGGCTTCTTCCTAAACAAGGAAATATTGTACTAA